The following proteins are encoded in a genomic region of Brachypodium distachyon strain Bd21 chromosome 1, Brachypodium_distachyon_v3.0, whole genome shotgun sequence:
- the LOC100822810 gene encoding uncharacterized protein LOC100822810 isoform X2, protein MASMPPSLGAVKRPSSPDGKDHSVSKRSLHSEKHGRRFAFKSNSKYLRYLPAGGQIQKESNLAMTGEDAKNPYSRFCSEPSRKHGNKGLVHIRCCYNNKYWVAGDGGPPITIFCSANEPQDDPSKPYCTLFRPLYHSGSTEELVSFHYMDGIAAVCLGKNDLDGRLIINYESVDPAQFTAIDLETHGMVLPEHVCFRGDNGMYLRAVDAMGRLQFSSNDIADPRAKQTIVADQDGTICIKNNYLDKFWRFNEPSDGDYGIYADAKDKRMYDTIFHLVKLDNNEIALQVKDRMRNKIYCQRVTYNDKTRDLLCTSTKSIMKEARLQMHEAILSRRIYNVEYHTLDARVYGQKTLTLTSAQAINRSSKENKAKLTLTYSSTKQATWESSVSATAGVAVTMKVEVPEIVEALGAKIGFEIQSHYELSASYNWGETKVDTTEQSIEYEITVLPRTKVRLSLVATQGVCEIPFSYMQEDILINGGKVTSRLEDGLFRGVNSYNFQYEVQEWPITNDDPKIIM, encoded by the exons atggcGTCGATGCCACCCTCTCTTGGGGCCGTGAAGAGACCTTCTTCCCCTGACGGCAAAGATCATTCAGTGTCCAAAAGATCTTTGCATTCGGAAAAACATGGCAGGAGGTTTGCCTTCAAGTCAAATTCAAAATACTTGCGCTATCTGCCAGCGGGTGGCCAAATCCAGAAGGAAAGCAATCTCGCCATGACTGGAGAGGATGCTAAGAACCCTTATTCAAGGTTTTGTTCGGAGCCATCAAGAAAGCATGGAAACAAAGGGCTCGTACATATCAGATGCTGCTACAACAACAAGTATTGGGTAGCCGGCGACGGGGGTCCCCCTATTACTATTTTCTGTAGTGCAAATGAGCCGCAGGACGACCCATCCAAACCTTATTGCACGCTGTTTAGGCCACTTTACCACTCCGGCTCTACTGAAGAACTCGTCAG CTTCCACTACATGGACGGCATAGCTGCTGTTTGCCTCGGAAAGAATGatcttgatggccgcctgatTATTAATTATGAATCAGTAGATCCTGCCCAGTTTACGGCTATTGATCTGGAGACACATGGAATGGTATTGCCTGAACATGTTTGCTTCAGGGGTGACAATGGCATGTACCTCCGTGCGGTGGATGCAATGGGGCGACTGCAGTTTTCATCAAATGATATTGCCGATCCAAGAGCAAAGCAGACCATTGTTGCCGATCAAGATGGCACCATCTGCATAAAGAACAACTATCTTGACAAGTTTTGGAGGTTTAATGAACCTAGTGATGGAGATTATGGCATCTATGCCGATGCTAAGGACAAACGCATGTATGACACCATTTTCCACTTGGTCAAGTTGGATAATAATGAAATTGCCTTGCAGGTTAAGGATAGGATGAGAAACAAAATATACTGCCAGAGGGTTACCTATAACGACAAAACTCGGGATTTACTTTGCACGTCAACAAAATCTATCATGAAGGAGGCAAGGCTGCAGATGCACGAAGCTATTCTTTCTCGAAGAATTTACAACGTCGAGTACCACACCCTGGACGCGAGAGTTTATGGTCAGAAGACCCTGACCCTGACCTCTGCACAAGCTATTAACCGCAGCAGCAAGGAAAACAAGGCTAAGCTAACCCTGACATATAGTTCGACCAAGCAAGCGACATGGGAGTCAAGTGTTTCAGCCACGGCAGGTGTCGCAGTCACCATGAAGGTCGAAGTTCCAGAAATCGTTGAGGCATTGGGTGCTAAAATTGGTTTCGAGATTCAATCCCATTATGAGTTGAGCGCATCATACAATTGGGGGGAAACGAAGGTTGACACAACTGAACAGTCAATCGAGTATGAAATCACTGTTCTTCCAAGGACCAAGGTTAGATTAAGCTTGGTCGCAACACAGGGTGTCTGCGAGATTCCCTTCTCTTATATGCAGGAGGATATTTTAATCAATGGAGGCAAAGTTACGTCTAGGTTGGAAGATGGACTCTTTCGTGGAGTCAACAGTTATAATTTCCAATACGAGGTTCAAGAATGGCCTATTACTAATGACGAcccaaaaataataatgtaa
- the LOC100822810 gene encoding uncharacterized protein LOC100822810 isoform X1 — MASMPPSLGAVKRPSSPDGKDHSVSKRSLHSEKHGRRFAFKSNSKYLRYLPAGGQIQKESNLAMTGEDAKNPYSRFCSEPSRKHGNKGLVHIRCCYNNKYWVAGDGGPPITIFCSANEPQDDPSKPYCTLFRPLYHSGSTEELVSSFHYMDGIAAVCLGKNDLDGRLIINYESVDPAQFTAIDLETHGMVLPEHVCFRGDNGMYLRAVDAMGRLQFSSNDIADPRAKQTIVADQDGTICIKNNYLDKFWRFNEPSDGDYGIYADAKDKRMYDTIFHLVKLDNNEIALQVKDRMRNKIYCQRVTYNDKTRDLLCTSTKSIMKEARLQMHEAILSRRIYNVEYHTLDARVYGQKTLTLTSAQAINRSSKENKAKLTLTYSSTKQATWESSVSATAGVAVTMKVEVPEIVEALGAKIGFEIQSHYELSASYNWGETKVDTTEQSIEYEITVLPRTKVRLSLVATQGVCEIPFSYMQEDILINGGKVTSRLEDGLFRGVNSYNFQYEVQEWPITNDDPKIIM; from the exons atggcGTCGATGCCACCCTCTCTTGGGGCCGTGAAGAGACCTTCTTCCCCTGACGGCAAAGATCATTCAGTGTCCAAAAGATCTTTGCATTCGGAAAAACATGGCAGGAGGTTTGCCTTCAAGTCAAATTCAAAATACTTGCGCTATCTGCCAGCGGGTGGCCAAATCCAGAAGGAAAGCAATCTCGCCATGACTGGAGAGGATGCTAAGAACCCTTATTCAAGGTTTTGTTCGGAGCCATCAAGAAAGCATGGAAACAAAGGGCTCGTACATATCAGATGCTGCTACAACAACAAGTATTGGGTAGCCGGCGACGGGGGTCCCCCTATTACTATTTTCTGTAGTGCAAATGAGCCGCAGGACGACCCATCCAAACCTTATTGCACGCTGTTTAGGCCACTTTACCACTCCGGCTCTACTGAAGAACTCGTCAG CAGCTTCCACTACATGGACGGCATAGCTGCTGTTTGCCTCGGAAAGAATGatcttgatggccgcctgatTATTAATTATGAATCAGTAGATCCTGCCCAGTTTACGGCTATTGATCTGGAGACACATGGAATGGTATTGCCTGAACATGTTTGCTTCAGGGGTGACAATGGCATGTACCTCCGTGCGGTGGATGCAATGGGGCGACTGCAGTTTTCATCAAATGATATTGCCGATCCAAGAGCAAAGCAGACCATTGTTGCCGATCAAGATGGCACCATCTGCATAAAGAACAACTATCTTGACAAGTTTTGGAGGTTTAATGAACCTAGTGATGGAGATTATGGCATCTATGCCGATGCTAAGGACAAACGCATGTATGACACCATTTTCCACTTGGTCAAGTTGGATAATAATGAAATTGCCTTGCAGGTTAAGGATAGGATGAGAAACAAAATATACTGCCAGAGGGTTACCTATAACGACAAAACTCGGGATTTACTTTGCACGTCAACAAAATCTATCATGAAGGAGGCAAGGCTGCAGATGCACGAAGCTATTCTTTCTCGAAGAATTTACAACGTCGAGTACCACACCCTGGACGCGAGAGTTTATGGTCAGAAGACCCTGACCCTGACCTCTGCACAAGCTATTAACCGCAGCAGCAAGGAAAACAAGGCTAAGCTAACCCTGACATATAGTTCGACCAAGCAAGCGACATGGGAGTCAAGTGTTTCAGCCACGGCAGGTGTCGCAGTCACCATGAAGGTCGAAGTTCCAGAAATCGTTGAGGCATTGGGTGCTAAAATTGGTTTCGAGATTCAATCCCATTATGAGTTGAGCGCATCATACAATTGGGGGGAAACGAAGGTTGACACAACTGAACAGTCAATCGAGTATGAAATCACTGTTCTTCCAAGGACCAAGGTTAGATTAAGCTTGGTCGCAACACAGGGTGTCTGCGAGATTCCCTTCTCTTATATGCAGGAGGATATTTTAATCAATGGAGGCAAAGTTACGTCTAGGTTGGAAGATGGACTCTTTCGTGGAGTCAACAGTTATAATTTCCAATACGAGGTTCAAGAATGGCCTATTACTAATGACGAcccaaaaataataatgtaa
- the LOC104582294 gene encoding uncharacterized protein LOC104582294, whose translation MEDYCMLYTDYFVDDPLHNDVIFRRRFRMSRKLFLKIAEYLREYDDYFKLKRDAVGTLGFTSIQKCTVSLRFFVYGIPADTQDDYLRMAESTAIDCMYRFCRAIVAVFEDQYLRTPTAEDTGRIMAQNAERGFPVWHDRTITSMCCNDRMCLPSSLKALLLR comes from the exons ATGGAGGACTACTGCATGTTGTACACCGACTACTTCGTCGATGATCCATTGCACAACGATGTGATCTTTCGGCGCCGTTTCAGAATGTCTCGGAAGCTCTTTTTGAAGATCGCCGAGTACCTCCGGGAGTACGACGATTACTTCAAATTGAAGAGGGACGCCGTCGGCACACTTGGTTTCACATCAATTCAGAAATGCACGGTGTCCCTCCGATTCTTTGTTTATGGAATTCCTGCCGACACACAGGACGACTACCTCCGCATGGCTGAGTCCACGGCCATCGATTGCATGTATAGGTTCTGTAGGGCAATTGTGGCAGTGTTTGAAGATCAGTACTTGAGGACACCCACTGCAGAAGACACAGGTCGGATCATGGCACAGAATGCAGAAAGAGGATTCCCAG TATGGCATGATCGCACAATAACATCAATGTGCTGCAATGATCGAATGTGTTTGCCAAGCTCGTTGAAGGCACTGCTCCTCCGGTGA